A window of the Buchnera aphidicola (Aphis glycines) genome harbors these coding sequences:
- the dapE gene encoding succinyl-diaminopimelate desuccinylase: MICSVTELSKKLIQIPSISPKDLGCQDIIMNFLSKLGFSIKEINVNDTKNFWATRGLGKTLTFAGHTDVVSPGEYNHWNNNPFDPIVKNGILFGRGASDMKGALAAMLIASKRFIKKHSNHKGRLSFLITSDEESSAIDGTKKIVDYLISQKEVIDYCIIGEPTSINKIGDCIKNGRRGSLTAKLKILGIQGHIAYPHLADNPIHRGLPIILRLLSMPLDQGNTFFSPTSINVSNIRAGNGNSNIIPDSLLTQFNFRFSNEISEDQIKLKFIKILETNNVNYSIKWYLSGLPFITKKRFLTNIVMKSILSITKHKPVLSTDGGTSDGRFITKLNPEIIELGLTNNTIHKVNECVKISDLQTLALIYEDIMKKLFI; this comes from the coding sequence ATGATTTGCTCAGTCACTGAATTGTCAAAAAAATTAATTCAAATTCCATCTATTAGTCCAAAAGATTTAGGTTGCCAAGATATCATAATGAATTTCTTATCTAAACTTGGATTTAGCATAAAAGAAATCAATGTTAATGACACAAAAAATTTTTGGGCTACTAGAGGATTAGGTAAAACTTTGACATTTGCAGGTCATACAGATGTAGTTTCACCTGGAGAATATAACCATTGGAATAATAATCCATTTGATCCTATAGTGAAAAATGGTATTTTATTTGGAAGAGGCGCATCAGATATGAAGGGTGCTTTAGCTGCTATGCTAATAGCATCGAAAAGATTTATAAAAAAACACTCGAATCATAAAGGAAGATTATCTTTTTTAATTACTTCAGATGAAGAATCTTCTGCTATTGATGGAACAAAAAAAATAGTAGATTATTTAATTTCTCAAAAAGAGGTAATTGACTATTGTATAATCGGCGAACCAACTAGCATCAATAAAATTGGTGATTGTATAAAGAATGGACGACGTGGTTCTTTAACAGCTAAGTTAAAAATTTTAGGTATCCAAGGTCATATTGCATATCCTCATTTAGCAGACAATCCAATTCACAGGGGATTACCTATTATTTTAAGATTATTATCTATGCCATTAGATCAAGGTAATACTTTTTTTTCACCAACTAGCATAAATGTTTCGAATATTCGTGCAGGTAATGGAAATAGTAACATAATTCCGGATTCTTTATTGACACAATTTAATTTTCGTTTTAGCAATGAAATATCTGAAGATCAAATTAAATTAAAATTTATAAAAATATTAGAAACAAATAATGTGAATTATTCCATAAAATGGTATTTATCTGGACTGCCTTTTATTACAAAAAAAAGATTTTTAACTAATATCGTCATGAAATCTATTTTAAGCATTACTAAGCATAAACCAGTTTTATCTACAGATGGTGGAACTTCAGATGGACGTTTTATAACAAAACTTAATCCTGAAATAATAGAATTAGGGTTAACTAATAATACTATTCATAAAGTTAATGAATGCGTCAAAATATCTGATTTACAAACATTAGCTTTAATTTATGAAGATATTATGAAAAAGTTGTTTATATAA
- the dapA gene encoding 4-hydroxy-tetrahydrodipicolinate synthase, whose product MFTGSIVALITPMNKSGGICHSSLKNLIDYHVLNKTKAIVSIGTTGESATLSQEEHIKVVMSTLEIANKRIPIIAGTGANATTEAISLTKRFETSGIAACLTVTPYYNKPTQEGLYQHFKAISENTELPQILYNVPSRTGCDLLPVTISRLSQFKNIIGIKEASGDLSRINQIKKIVKNNFLLISGDDATALDFIQLGGQGVISVTANIAAKEMTKMCSYALKGDFKNARSINERLSLLHEALFIEPNPIPIKWLAKKMGLIKNDTLRLPMTPISSVGKVQLEKALQYANF is encoded by the coding sequence ATGTTCACAGGAAGTATCGTAGCTCTAATTACACCAATGAATAAATCAGGCGGAATTTGTCATTCTAGTTTAAAAAATTTAATTGATTACCATGTTTTAAATAAAACTAAAGCAATTGTTTCTATTGGAACAACTGGAGAATCAGCTACTTTAAGTCAAGAAGAACATATTAAAGTTGTCATGTCAACATTAGAAATTGCAAATAAAAGGATTCCTATTATTGCAGGTACAGGTGCAAATGCTACAACCGAAGCAATATCCTTAACTAAAAGATTTGAAACATCTGGAATTGCAGCTTGTCTTACTGTAACTCCATATTATAATAAACCTACTCAAGAAGGATTATATCAGCATTTCAAAGCAATTTCAGAAAATACAGAATTACCGCAAATTTTATATAATGTTCCTAGTCGTACAGGATGTGACTTATTGCCTGTAACAATTTCTCGTTTGTCTCAATTTAAAAACATCATTGGAATAAAAGAAGCAAGTGGAGATTTATCAAGAATTAATCAAATAAAAAAAATAGTAAAAAATAATTTTTTACTAATTAGCGGTGATGATGCAACAGCATTAGATTTCATACAATTAGGTGGTCAAGGCGTCATATCAGTTACAGCAAATATTGCTGCAAAAGAAATGACAAAAATGTGTTCATATGCATTAAAGGGTGATTTTAAAAATGCTCGATCTATAAATGAACGCTTATCTTTATTACATGAAGCATTATTTATAGAGCCAAATCCAATTCCAATTAAATGGCTTGCTAAAAAAATGGGTTTAATAAAAAATGATACACTTCGATTACCAATGACTCCAATTTCATCTGTCGGAAAAGTTCAACTGGAAAAAGCTCTTCAATATGCTAACTTTTAA
- the aroC gene encoding chorismate synthase, with the protein MAGNTIGKIFCVTTFGESHGKALGCVVDGVPPGLELSLHDLQHDLNRRKPGSSRYTTQRSESDQVQILSGVFNGITTGTSIGLLVYNTDQRSQDYQDIKNLFRPGHADYTYEKKYGIRDYRGGGRASARETVMRVAAGAIAKKYLKSQHGIIIRGYLSAIGDIQCPFESWEEINNNPFFCSNSKKIENIKKLVKELKKAGDSIGAEITIIAENVPIGIGEPVFDRIDADLAHALMSINAVKGVEIGDGFLVVKQRGSQNRDEITQDGFRSNHSGGILGGISNGEKIILKAAFKPTSSIRIPAQTINIHNEKTEIVVKGRHDPCVGIRAVPITEAMVAIVVMDHILRFRAQCDKK; encoded by the coding sequence ATGGCTGGAAATACAATTGGAAAAATATTCTGTGTCACAACTTTTGGTGAATCACATGGTAAAGCATTAGGGTGTGTAGTTGATGGTGTACCACCAGGTTTAGAATTATCTCTTCATGACTTACAACATGATTTAAATCGAAGAAAACCTGGTTCTTCTAGATACACTACCCAAAGATCTGAATCAGATCAAGTTCAAATACTTTCTGGAGTGTTTAATGGTATAACCACAGGAACAAGTATTGGTCTACTTGTTTATAACACTGACCAAAGATCTCAAGATTACCAGGATATAAAAAATTTATTCAGACCAGGACATGCTGATTATACTTATGAAAAAAAATATGGTATTAGAGATTATCGAGGAGGAGGAAGAGCATCAGCACGAGAAACTGTTATGAGAGTCGCAGCAGGAGCTATTGCAAAAAAATATCTTAAAAGTCAACATGGAATAATAATTCGAGGATATTTATCAGCAATAGGTGATATTCAATGTCCATTCGAATCATGGGAAGAAATAAATAATAATCCGTTTTTTTGTTCTAATTCGAAAAAAATAGAAAATATAAAAAAATTAGTTAAGGAATTAAAAAAAGCAGGCGATTCAATTGGAGCTGAAATAACAATTATCGCTGAAAATGTTCCCATAGGCATTGGAGAACCAGTCTTTGACCGAATAGATGCAGACTTAGCGCATGCATTGATGAGTATTAATGCAGTTAAAGGAGTAGAGATTGGAGATGGTTTTTTAGTTGTCAAACAAAGAGGCAGCCAAAATCGAGATGAAATTACTCAAGATGGTTTTAGAAGTAATCATTCAGGAGGAATATTAGGAGGGATTAGCAATGGTGAAAAAATTATATTAAAAGCAGCGTTCAAACCTACTTCAAGTATACGAATACCCGCACAAACAATTAATATACATAATGAAAAAACAGAAATAGTAGTAAAAGGTCGGCATGATCCATGTGTTGGTATCCGAGCTGTTCCAATCACAGAAGCTATGGTTGCAATTGTGGTTATGGATCATATATTAAGATTTAGAGCGCAGTGTGATAAAAAATAA
- the smrB gene encoding endonuclease SmrB: MNKNRDYTNNRNILFRQHTNDIQEIIQDTIFHSRVNKVVHQNITLKRKFYEEEANSHYFSCLQNEKNFFEENPVSYIRNKNSNNILKKLKKGKYFPDISLDLHGLTQYQAQKKLGQLITICQKEKIFCAHIIHGYGKNILKKQIPFWLSQHPDIVAFHQAPRIFGSDAAIIAIIEVSN, encoded by the coding sequence ATGAACAAAAATCGAGACTATACTAATAATAGAAATATTTTATTTCGTCAACATACAAATGATATACAAGAAATCATACAAGATACGATATTTCATTCAAGAGTTAATAAAGTAGTTCATCAAAACATAACATTAAAAAGAAAATTTTACGAAGAAGAAGCTAATAGCCATTATTTTTCTTGCCTTCAAAATGAAAAAAATTTTTTTGAAGAAAATCCAGTTTCTTATATACGTAATAAAAATTCAAATAATATCTTAAAAAAATTAAAAAAAGGAAAATATTTTCCAGATATCTCTCTTGATTTGCATGGGTTAACACAATATCAAGCGCAAAAAAAACTAGGTCAACTAATTACAATTTGTCAAAAAGAAAAAATTTTTTGCGCACATATTATACACGGATATGGAAAAAATATTTTAAAAAAGCAGATACCTTTTTGGTTGTCTCAGCATCCTGATATAGTTGCATTTCACCAAGCTCCTAGAATTTTTGGAAGTGATGCTGCTATTATAGCGATTATTGAAGTTTCCAATTAA
- the hisG gene encoding ATP phosphoribosyltransferase, producing the protein MLNNNRIRIAMQKTGRLSSESINLLTLCGIKINLKQKKLIAFAQNMPIDVMLVRDDDIPGLVIDGVVDLGIVGENVLEEELLNRKSQNLDSSYITLRRLDFGICRLSLAIPINTDYIGIKSINNFRIATSYPHLLKKYLDQKNINFKSCMLNGSVEVAPRAGLADAICDVVSTGATLDENGLREVQVIFRSYACLICKTGSISAIKKEVINKLMTRIKGVIQARESKYIMLHAPINKLDKVISLLRGAEKPTILKLAGDKHRVAMHMVSSETLFWETMEKLKDLGASSILVLPIEKMME; encoded by the coding sequence ATGTTGAATAATAATCGCATACGTATAGCTATGCAAAAAACTGGTCGTTTAAGTAGTGAGTCTATAAATTTATTAACTTTATGTGGAATTAAAATTAATTTAAAACAGAAAAAATTAATCGCGTTTGCGCAAAATATGCCCATTGATGTGATGTTGGTACGTGATGATGATATTCCAGGTTTAGTAATAGATGGAGTGGTAGATTTAGGAATAGTCGGAGAAAACGTTTTAGAAGAAGAGTTGTTAAATCGCAAATCGCAAAATTTAGATAGCTCCTATATTACTTTAAGACGTCTCGATTTTGGTATTTGTAGGCTATCTCTTGCTATTCCTATCAATACTGATTACATTGGAATTAAATCTATAAACAATTTTAGAATAGCTACTTCATATCCTCATTTGTTAAAAAAATACCTAGATCAAAAAAATATCAATTTTAAATCTTGTATGTTAAATGGTTCCGTAGAAGTGGCACCAAGAGCGGGATTAGCTGATGCTATTTGTGACGTAGTTTCAACAGGAGCTACTTTAGACGAAAATGGACTACGTGAAGTGCAAGTAATCTTTCGATCATATGCATGTCTGATTTGTAAAACAGGAAGCATTAGTGCTATTAAAAAAGAAGTTATTAATAAATTAATGACTCGTATTAAAGGTGTAATTCAAGCACGAGAATCTAAATATATTATGTTGCATGCTCCTATTAATAAACTTGATAAAGTAATATCGTTATTACGTGGCGCAGAAAAACCAACAATTTTAAAATTAGCTGGCGATAAGCATCGAGTAGCTATGCATATGGTGAGTAGTGAAACATTATTTTGGGAAACAATGGAAAAATTAAAAGATTTAGGAGCTAGTTCAATTTTAGTTTTACCTATTGAAAAAATGATGGAGTAA
- the hisD gene encoding histidinol dehydrogenase, translated as MNYFNTIFNWNELNSNAQKKILSRPIHLENKIIKKKVKEIIKNVQLLGDQSVRDYTNIFDKHLLNTFQLSQQHISSALKKINSILKQAISVAKKNIKLFHEAQIIPEIDIETQSGIRCQQIFLPLNSIGIYIPNGIAPLLSTVLMLGIPAKIAGCKKVILCSPPPISNEIIYSAHICGINQIFQIGGAQAIAAMAFGTDSVPKVDKIFGPGNSYVTEAKLQVSSMLNGPEIDMLAGPSELLIIADQTSNPDFIAADLLSQAEHGVSSQVILLTSCITLAKNVVLSINKQLKNFSRSSEIYISLKNSAIILTKNLLESISICNTYAPEHLIIHTKNPRSLLRNISNASSIFLGPWSPESAGDYASGTNHVLPTYGKSISKSALGLSDFQKRILVQELTSQGFLNLSNTLTTLSKVERLEAHDNAVKIRVNFLKDKYER; from the coding sequence ATGAATTATTTTAATACAATTTTTAATTGGAATGAGTTAAATTCTAATGCTCAAAAAAAAATTTTATCAAGACCTATTCATCTGGAAAATAAAATTATTAAAAAAAAAGTAAAAGAAATCATTAAAAACGTTCAACTTTTAGGAGATCAATCTGTAAGAGATTATACTAATATATTTGATAAGCATTTATTAAATACATTTCAATTGTCTCAACAACATATATCATCTGCTTTAAAAAAAATTAATTCTATATTAAAACAAGCAATTTCTGTTGCAAAAAAAAACATTAAATTATTTCATGAAGCACAAATTATACCTGAAATAGATATTGAAACGCAATCTGGAATACGCTGTCAGCAAATATTTCTACCTTTGAATTCTATCGGAATTTATATTCCTAATGGAATAGCTCCTTTGTTATCTACTGTTTTAATGTTAGGTATACCTGCTAAAATTGCGGGTTGTAAAAAGGTTATATTATGTTCACCTCCTCCAATTAGTAATGAGATCATTTATAGTGCACATATTTGTGGTATTAATCAAATATTCCAAATAGGTGGTGCTCAAGCTATTGCGGCTATGGCTTTTGGAACTGATAGTGTCCCTAAAGTAGATAAAATTTTTGGACCAGGAAATTCTTATGTTACAGAAGCAAAACTACAAGTTAGTTCTATGTTAAATGGCCCAGAAATAGATATGTTAGCTGGACCTTCTGAATTGTTAATCATCGCTGATCAAACTTCTAATCCAGATTTTATTGCTGCTGATTTATTATCTCAAGCAGAACATGGGGTATCTTCACAAGTAATTTTATTGACTTCTTGTATCACACTAGCAAAAAATGTTGTCTTATCTATTAATAAACAATTAAAAAATTTTTCTAGGTCATCAGAAATATATATTTCTTTAAAAAATAGTGCAATAATTTTAACGAAAAATTTGCTTGAATCCATTAGTATATGTAATACATATGCACCAGAACATTTAATTATTCATACAAAAAACCCAAGATCATTACTTCGGAATATATCTAATGCTAGTTCGATTTTTTTAGGTCCTTGGTCTCCTGAATCTGCAGGCGATTATGCTTCTGGAACTAATCACGTTTTGCCAACGTATGGGAAATCTATTTCAAAATCTGCTTTAGGATTATCTGATTTCCAAAAACGTATATTAGTACAAGAATTAACATCTCAAGGATTTTTAAATTTATCTAATACTCTTACAACTTTATCTAAAGTAGAGAGATTAGAAGCTCATGATAATGCTGTAAAAATTCGCGTTAATTTCCTTAAGGATAAATATGAAAGATAA
- the hisC gene encoding histidinol-phosphate transaminase, producing the protein MKDNVIHLVRKNIANLQPYQSARRIGGNGSIWLNANECPISSLFTTNITSFNRYPESQPKNLISSYANYVHLPSDQVLATRGADEGIELLIKAFCNPGNDAIVCCPPTYDMYALNASILNVQVKEIPIFKNTWKIDLKNIQYNLNKVKLIYICNPNNPTGNIISKENIISLLNMTFGSAIVVIDEAYIEFSYKDSMVNYLKCYPHLIILRTLSKAFALAGLRCGFTLANKEIIDILNRIISPYPISTIVADIAVQSLSKDGIKKMQSRVLTLNLNRDWLIRELEKISVVKKIFNSHANYVLVSFHMHKKIFQKLWEKGIILRNQDHKIHLKKCLRISIGSYSECVRLIQEIKILSDI; encoded by the coding sequence ATGAAAGATAATGTAATTCATTTAGTTAGAAAAAACATAGCAAATTTGCAACCTTATCAATCAGCTAGACGTATTGGAGGAAATGGTAGTATATGGTTAAATGCAAACGAATGTCCTATATCTAGTTTATTTACAACTAATATTACATCATTTAATCGTTATCCAGAGTCTCAACCTAAAAATTTAATTTCATCTTATGCTAATTATGTTCATTTGCCTAGCGATCAAGTTTTAGCCACTAGAGGAGCTGATGAAGGCATAGAATTATTAATTAAGGCTTTTTGCAATCCTGGAAACGACGCAATTGTTTGTTGTCCTCCCACTTATGATATGTATGCGTTAAATGCAAGTATTTTAAATGTGCAAGTGAAAGAAATTCCTATATTTAAAAATACTTGGAAAATAGATTTAAAAAATATTCAATATAACCTTAATAAAGTTAAGTTAATATATATATGTAACCCTAATAATCCTACTGGAAATATTATTTCAAAAGAAAATATTATAAGTTTATTAAACATGACTTTTGGATCTGCTATTGTAGTGATAGATGAAGCGTATATAGAATTTTCTTATAAAGATAGTATGGTAAATTATTTAAAATGTTATCCACATTTAATTATTTTAAGAACTTTGTCTAAGGCGTTTGCATTAGCTGGTCTAAGATGTGGATTTACTTTAGCAAATAAAGAAATTATTGATATTTTAAATAGAATAATTAGTCCCTATCCAATTTCTACAATTGTCGCTGATATTGCCGTTCAGTCTTTATCTAAAGACGGAATAAAAAAGATGCAAAGTAGAGTATTGACGCTAAATTTAAACCGTGATTGGTTAATTCGTGAATTAGAAAAAATATCTGTAGTAAAAAAAATATTTAATAGTCACGCTAATTACGTTTTAGTAAGCTTTCATATGCACAAAAAAATATTTCAGAAATTATGGGAAAAGGGTATAATTTTAAGAAATCAAGATCATAAGATTCATCTAAAAAAATGTTTAAGAATATCAATTGGTTCTTATTCAGAATGCGTTCGTTTAATTCAAGAAATTAAAATTTTATCTGATATATAA
- the hisB gene encoding bifunctional histidinol-phosphatase/imidazoleglycerol-phosphate dehydratase HisB, producing MKEKILFIDRDGTLIDEPQDNFQVDKINKIALKKNVISSLCELMKLNYKFIMITNQDGLGTESFPLEKFHTPHFFLLNIFQSEGIIFEDILVCPHFETDNCNCRKPKIKLLKKWLNKIDKNRSYVIGDRKTDMDLAKNIQLQGIQYKEHDCNWKKIVQKIKKTNRFGEVVRKTNETSIHVKIWLDLEHASHIHTGIHFFDHMLEQLSIHSGISIYIKAEGDLKVDDHHTIEDTGIALGSALLQSLENKKGISRFGFFVPMDESIAKCIIDLSNRSYLDFKGSFRHQFVGDLSTDMVEHFFYSLCQSMKITLHLSCKGTNDHHCVESLFKAFGKALRQAIKIEGETLPTSKGIL from the coding sequence ATGAAAGAAAAAATATTATTTATTGATCGAGATGGAACTTTAATTGATGAACCTCAAGATAATTTTCAAGTTGATAAAATTAATAAAATTGCATTAAAAAAAAATGTTATTTCTTCATTATGTGAATTAATGAAATTGAATTATAAATTTATTATGATTACCAACCAAGATGGTTTAGGTACAGAATCATTTCCATTGGAAAAATTTCATACACCTCATTTTTTTCTTTTAAATATTTTTCAATCAGAGGGAATAATATTTGAAGATATTTTGGTTTGTCCACATTTTGAAACAGACAATTGTAACTGTAGAAAACCTAAAATTAAATTATTAAAAAAATGGCTAAATAAAATAGATAAAAACCGAAGTTACGTTATTGGTGATCGAAAAACAGATATGGATTTAGCAAAAAATATTCAATTACAAGGTATACAATATAAAGAACATGATTGCAATTGGAAAAAAATTGTACAAAAAATTAAAAAAACAAATAGATTTGGAGAAGTTGTTAGGAAAACAAACGAAACTTCTATACATGTGAAAATATGGCTAGATTTAGAACATGCTAGTCATATCCATACGGGAATACATTTTTTTGATCATATGTTAGAACAATTATCAATACATAGCGGTATTTCTATTTATATCAAGGCTGAAGGAGATTTAAAAGTTGATGATCATCACACTATAGAAGATACAGGTATTGCTTTAGGGAGTGCATTATTACAATCGTTAGAAAACAAAAAGGGCATATCTAGATTTGGTTTTTTTGTACCTATGGATGAGAGTATAGCAAAATGCATTATTGATTTGTCTAATCGTTCATATTTAGATTTTAAAGGTAGTTTTCGACATCAATTTGTTGGAGACTTAAGCACTGATATGGTGGAACATTTTTTTTATTCTCTTTGCCAATCCATGAAAATTACTTTGCATTTGTCATGTAAAGGAACTAACGATCATCATTGTGTTGAAAGTTTATTTAAAGCATTTGGAAAAGCTTTGCGTCAAGCGATAAAAATAGAAGGGGAAACATTACCAACATCAAAAGGAATATTATAG
- the hisH gene encoding imidazole glycerol phosphate synthase subunit HisH, which translates to MEIVILNTGCANLTSIKIAVKKLGYTFQITSNPDSLLKSKKLIIPGVGTASAVMKILYKKNLVNIIKNMKQPVLGICLGMQIFCQLSEECNGTKTIGILNNCSTVLLKSSHLSLPHIGWNCIDIKKKHLLFKNIQNKSRFYFVHSYIIPVGKYTLATSNYDVFFSAVIQKNNFFGVQFHPEKSGDIGAQLLKNFLEI; encoded by the coding sequence GTGGAAATAGTTATATTAAATACTGGTTGTGCTAATTTAACGTCAATTAAGATAGCTGTCAAAAAATTAGGTTATACCTTTCAAATTACGTCTAACCCTGATTCACTATTAAAATCTAAAAAATTAATAATACCAGGAGTAGGAACTGCTTCGGCAGTCATGAAAATATTATATAAAAAAAATTTAGTTAATATTATTAAAAATATGAAACAACCTGTATTAGGTATTTGTCTTGGAATGCAAATTTTTTGTCAGCTTAGTGAGGAATGTAATGGAACGAAAACAATTGGAATTTTAAACAATTGTTCGACTGTACTCTTGAAAAGCTCACATTTATCTTTACCTCATATTGGTTGGAATTGTATTGATATTAAAAAAAAACATCTATTATTTAAAAATATTCAAAATAAATCTAGATTTTATTTCGTTCATAGTTATATTATTCCTGTTGGGAAATATACTTTAGCAACAAGCAATTATGACGTATTTTTTAGTGCTGTTATTCAAAAAAACAATTTTTTTGGAGTGCAATTTCATCCAGAGAAATCAGGTGATATAGGTGCTCAATTACTGAAAAATTTCTTAGAGATATAA
- the hisA gene encoding 1-(5-phosphoribosyl)-5-[(5-phosphoribosylamino)methylideneamino]imidazole-4-carboxamide isomerase, with the protein MIIPAFDFLEGKVVRLYQGNYLNKTFYNINLYQYLKNLKKKGVKIIHLVDLNGAKKREDRQSRLFQNIISSTNMLIQIGGGIRTENDIDALFHLGCERVVIGSSAIKNKFAVRRWLKVYGPDKIVLALDINIVNNRKKISINGWAKETNHTLEDTIDFFSTESLTHVLCTDISKDGTLSGPNISLYQEIVQKFKHIKFQASGGVSNLSDIIALEESGVNSIIIGRSLLEKKFTIEEALKCCQNV; encoded by the coding sequence ATGATAATTCCAGCATTTGATTTTTTAGAAGGTAAAGTAGTTCGTTTATATCAAGGTAATTATTTAAACAAAACATTTTATAATATAAATTTATATCAATATTTAAAAAATCTAAAAAAGAAAGGAGTAAAAATTATTCATTTAGTAGATTTAAATGGCGCAAAAAAAAGAGAAGACAGACAGTCTCGACTTTTTCAAAATATAATTTCATCTACTAATATGTTAATTCAAATAGGGGGGGGAATACGAACTGAAAATGATATAGATGCATTATTTCATTTGGGTTGTGAAAGAGTCGTGATTGGTTCTTCTGCAATAAAAAATAAATTTGCAGTAAGAAGATGGTTAAAAGTTTATGGTCCTGATAAAATTGTTTTAGCGTTAGATATTAATATTGTAAATAATAGAAAAAAGATATCTATTAATGGTTGGGCAAAAGAAACTAATCATACTTTAGAGGATACAATTGATTTTTTTTCGACTGAAAGTTTAACTCATGTGCTTTGTACCGATATATCTAAAGATGGAACTTTATCCGGTCCTAATATTAGTTTATATCAAGAAATTGTTCAAAAATTTAAACATATTAAATTTCAAGCATCAGGAGGGGTATCGAATTTATCTGATATTATTGCTTTAGAAGAATCTGGTGTAAATAGCATTATTATCGGACGTAGTTTATTAGAGAAAAAGTTTACAATTGAAGAGGCTTTAAAATGCTGTCAAAACGTATAA
- the hisF gene encoding imidazole glycerol phosphate synthase subunit HisF, whose amino-acid sequence MLSKRIIACLDVNNGVVVKGIQFKNHQIVGDIIPLAQRYAKEGIDELVFYDITAATKNTLVDRSWIEKVAEVINIPFCVAGGIKSVEDARQILSFGADKISINSAALIDPTLITRISDCFGIQCMVIGVDSWFDKSSQCYMVHQYTGDVDRTYQTNWKTSDWIKQIQKYGAGEVVLNMMNQDGVQNGYDLLQLKKMKKICKVPLIASGGAGNLEHFYEAFFYSNVDGVLAASVFHKNVVSIKVLKDFLIKKGLEIRKC is encoded by the coding sequence ATGCTGTCAAAACGTATAATAGCCTGTCTTGATGTTAATAATGGAGTAGTAGTAAAAGGTATTCAATTTAAAAATCATCAAATTGTAGGTGATATCATTCCATTAGCTCAACGTTATGCAAAAGAAGGTATTGATGAATTAGTCTTTTATGATATAACTGCAGCCACCAAAAACACTTTAGTAGATAGAAGTTGGATTGAAAAAGTAGCAGAAGTGATTAATATTCCTTTTTGCGTCGCTGGTGGGATTAAAAGTGTTGAAGATGCAAGACAGATATTATCTTTTGGCGCCGATAAAATATCAATTAATTCTGCTGCATTAATTGATCCTACTTTAATTACAAGAATTTCTGATTGTTTTGGTATACAATGCATGGTGATAGGTGTTGATTCGTGGTTTGATAAATCAAGTCAATGTTATATGGTGCATCAGTATACAGGAGATGTTGATCGTACGTATCAAACTAACTGGAAAACATCTGATTGGATCAAGCAAATTCAAAAATATGGTGCTGGTGAAGTTGTTTTAAATATGATGAATCAAGACGGAGTACAAAACGGATATGATTTGTTACAATTAAAAAAGATGAAAAAGATATGCAAAGTACCTTTAATTGCATCAGGTGGCGCAGGAAATTTAGAACATTTTTATGAAGCTTTCTTTTATTCTAATGTTGATGGTGTATTAGCTGCTTCTGTTTTTCATAAAAATGTAGTTAGCATAAAAGTTTTAAAAGATTTTTTAATAAAAAAAGGCTTAGAGATTCGGAAATGTTAA